A window of the Thermodesulfovibrionales bacterium genome harbors these coding sequences:
- a CDS encoding universal stress protein, whose protein sequence is MAQSKRILIAVDESENSRNALLYVADILGGFPGFIIILLSVISVPEVDFFDSEEARKEWIREKHASLSELLERYRQVLIQSGFPDSCVLTDIILTKDRPVSSVILEKQEQYDACTLVVGRRGVSRHEEFLFGSVSSKLIHMAARCAVWVIEPVCKSQL, encoded by the coding sequence ATGGCGCAGAGCAAGAGAATTCTCATCGCCGTTGACGAGTCTGAGAACTCCAGAAACGCCCTCCTCTACGTTGCCGATATTCTCGGCGGCTTTCCTGGCTTCATCATCATCCTCCTGAGCGTCATCTCAGTCCCTGAAGTCGATTTTTTCGATTCCGAAGAGGCACGAAAGGAATGGATCAGGGAGAAGCACGCCAGCCTCTCAGAGCTGCTCGAACGCTACCGGCAGGTTCTCATCCAGTCGGGCTTCCCGGACTCTTGCGTGCTGACGGATATCATCCTCACGAAGGACCGTCCGGTATCTTCTGTCATCCTCGAAAAGCAGGAGCAGTATGACGCCTGCACCCTCGTGGTGGGAAGACGGGGGGTATCTCGTCACGAGGAGTTTCTTTTCGGCAGTGTCTCGAGCAAGCTCATCCATATGGCGGCACGCTGCGCCGTATGGGTCATTGAACCCGTCTGCAAATCTCAGCTGTGA
- the cfa gene encoding cyclopropane fatty acyl phospholipid synthase: MRTILSHAEIVVNGENPWDIKVKDDRLYERVAKGGSLGLGESYMDGWWECENMDDFFCRIMPCNPEEKLGKNLRLLFCILRSVVLNPARKSRSFQVGERHYDLGDNLYRNMLDKRMIYSCAYWKDAMNLDDAQEAKLDLICRKLSLRPGDRVLDIGCGWGGFAKYVAEKYGVEVVGITVSKKQVAHGRNLCEGLPVVIRLQDYRDLDEMFDHIISVGMFEHVGYKNYRKYMETVHRCLKDNGLFLLQTIGRCESRTVADPWFDRYISPNSFIPSMKQVCASAEDLFVVEDWHNFGDDYDKTLVAWFSNFNRNWDVLKSRYDDRFYRMWKYYLLSCAGSFRSRYLQVWRSSSPRKGLPEDTAQFDNIPVLASPRGETAESHHLSSAREPRG, from the coding sequence ATCCGAACAATCCTGTCACACGCCGAAATTGTCGTCAACGGAGAGAATCCATGGGATATCAAGGTGAAGGATGACAGGTTATACGAGCGGGTCGCAAAGGGAGGGAGCCTGGGGCTCGGAGAGTCTTACATGGATGGATGGTGGGAATGTGAGAATATGGATGATTTTTTCTGCAGAATCATGCCCTGTAATCCGGAGGAAAAGTTAGGAAAGAATCTGCGTCTGCTCTTTTGTATCCTGCGTTCGGTAGTCCTGAATCCCGCAAGAAAATCACGGTCGTTTCAGGTGGGGGAACGGCATTACGACCTTGGCGATAATCTTTACAGGAACATGCTTGACAAGAGGATGATCTACAGCTGCGCTTACTGGAAAGATGCGATGAATCTTGATGATGCTCAGGAGGCAAAACTCGACCTCATCTGCAGGAAGCTGTCCCTCCGGCCTGGCGACAGAGTCCTCGATATCGGATGCGGCTGGGGAGGTTTCGCAAAATATGTCGCCGAGAAATACGGCGTTGAAGTTGTCGGTATCACGGTCTCGAAAAAGCAGGTCGCCCATGGAAGGAATTTGTGTGAGGGCTTACCCGTTGTGATCAGGCTCCAGGATTACCGAGACCTTGACGAAATGTTCGATCACATCATTTCTGTTGGTATGTTTGAGCATGTGGGATACAAGAATTACAGAAAATATATGGAAACTGTTCACCGGTGTCTGAAAGACAACGGTCTGTTCCTGTTACAGACCATAGGGAGATGCGAATCACGTACCGTAGCAGACCCGTGGTTTGACAGATACATCTCTCCGAACTCCTTTATCCCGTCAATGAAACAGGTATGTGCATCCGCTGAGGATTTGTTTGTGGTGGAGGATTGGCATAATTTCGGTGATGATTATGATAAGACCCTTGTTGCCTGGTTCAGCAACTTTAACAGGAATTGGGATGTATTGAAGAGTCGTTATGACGACCGGTTTTATCGCATGTGGAAATACTATCTCTTGAGCTGTGCGGGTTCCTTCCGTTCCCGCTATCTTCAGGTCTGGAGATCGTCCTCTCCAAGAAAGGGATTGCCGGAGGATACCGCTCAGTTCGATAATATCCCTGTTCTCGCCAGCCCGCGCGGGGAGACAGCAGAGAGCCATCACCTCTCGTCGGCGAGGGAGCCAAGAGGCTGA
- a CDS encoding histone deacetylase, with amino-acid sequence MAHEPPQWHPEKKERLLHILNALRTSGLLEKLACINPRRASLDDVGLVHTASYIETIRSFTGECLDPDTYLSPGTLSAALYAAGSLMEAAEKCKTGEIRRAFCAVRPPGHHAEADRGMGFCIFNNIAIGARHAQKIGFAKVFIIDFDAHHGNGTQQIFDESDTVFFFSTHQYPYYPETGKDSERGRGKGEGYTYNVPILKGSGNKDYLYIYQDILPGLVRRFEPDIIFVSAGYDIHLQDPHADIRVTGEGIRCIVQSILRAYHCPVIFTLEGGYDLRSLEESVMITIEEMLKN; translated from the coding sequence TTGGCTCATGAACCGCCGCAATGGCACCCGGAAAAGAAAGAACGGTTACTCCATATCCTGAATGCCTTAAGGACCTCGGGGCTCCTTGAGAAACTGGCTTGCATAAACCCGCGAAGGGCCTCTCTTGACGATGTCGGCCTCGTCCACACCGCTTCTTATATCGAAACGATCAGGAGTTTTACCGGAGAGTGTCTCGATCCGGACACCTATCTGTCGCCGGGCACCCTGTCGGCAGCACTTTATGCAGCAGGGTCTCTCATGGAGGCGGCAGAGAAATGTAAGACCGGCGAGATCAGGAGGGCCTTCTGCGCCGTCCGGCCCCCGGGCCATCATGCTGAGGCCGACAGGGGGATGGGGTTTTGCATCTTCAACAATATCGCCATCGGCGCACGGCACGCACAGAAGATCGGGTTCGCAAAGGTCTTTATCATCGACTTTGACGCCCATCATGGGAACGGTACACAGCAAATCTTTGATGAAAGCGATACCGTCTTCTTCTTCAGCACCCATCAATATCCCTACTACCCGGAAACCGGAAAAGACTCAGAACGAGGCAGGGGGAAAGGGGAAGGATATACCTATAATGTTCCGATTCTGAAAGGCTCGGGAAACAAAGATTATCTCTACATATATCAGGATATCCTTCCCGGCCTCGTCAGGAGGTTTGAGCCAGATATCATCTTTGTGTCTGCAGGCTATGACATCCATCTCCAGGACCCCCACGCGGACATCAGGGTTACGGGCGAGGGCATCCGGTGCATCGTTCAGAGCATCCTTCGGGCATATCACTGTCCTGTCATCTTTACCCTCGAAGGGGGCTATGACCTCCGTTCACTGGAGGAGTCCGTGATGATCACCATTGAAGAGATGCTGAAGAACTAA